The Vibrio nitrifigilis genome segment ATGTCTGTTTGTTTGATACCTAATAGTGATGGATTTCTCGCAGTAACTGACACCTCCCTTGAGGACTGCGGTGATTCATCGGGTTATATCGGTATAACAGTCGATGAGTACAATACATTGTCGTCATACACACAGATTACCGCCGCCGATGCTGGCTCTGCGTTTAGCTTCGGTTTCTTCGCTGTCTTTGCAGTTGGCTACTTATCTACCTATGCAATCAAGATAGCTATTCGATTAATACGTACAATTTGAGGTAACGACTATGGATGACATTTTTGGCGCAATCGACCTTTCTACAGTAGCTGGTTACATTGGTACTGCGGGCGTGGCTATCGTTGGTATCGCTTTGGCAATGAAAGCAATTACGCTTGCTAAGCGCGCTATCAACAAAGCGTAAGGTCTGAATATGCTCATTGCCCTGCACGATATTCAGTTAATTGTTTTTGCGCTACTGGGTGGACTCGCTGGCTTTGTAGCGTCTCAGAACTTCGACTAATCAAGGGGGCTTCGGCTCCCTTTTGTTTAGGTGACAGTATGAAACGACTTCTTTTACTATTCCTTTTTCTCGGCTCACCCTTTTATTCATATTCGACAACTTACTACCAAGTCGAACAAGTTAGTTTGCAGGGCTTAACTTGCCTAAATACTGTTGGGGAAGTTTTCACTTCATATAATTGTTTCGTAGGAATGGAGTTTACTCGTGGTGTTTTCACGTACACGATAGAAACGGTTTATGATAGTGGGAATCGTGTTTATGGTAGTGGTTCGTATACAAGTCCAGAAAATGGTAGTGGTTCTTTCTCTTCTTACGCACTTATCGCGTTTGGTACATATACCACAGAATCATGTCCTGACGGTGAGTCTTTGAATGATGATGGTGTTTGTGAAGAGTCAACCGATGATGGCGGGGACGATGACACGGAATCCTGTGAGGCGGGATTAGAAACAAGCTCCTATAGTTGGGATTACAGTACTTACGGCACTCATGTGTATGTTTGTGCGTCCAGTTGTACCTATAAAGATAACTCCTCTGTTTGCTCCGATACTCTTGGAACCTGTTCATCTTCGCTTATCTCTACTGGCGAATCATGCGATGAGGACGGTATTAGTTCACGTTCTACTAGTGGCGATGATTCAGATTCAGGTGATTCAGGTTCTGACGATGGTTCAGATTCTGGCGATTCCGGCTCTGATGATGGTTCTGATTCATCGGACGATTCTGGCTCGTCTGATGGTTCCGACTCTTCCGATGATTCAACCAGTGATGCCGATTTAGATGCAGTCGTGTCTGCTGTTGATACCATGAATTCTAGTGTGACATCGGCCCTTAATTCTATTGATTCGGCTGTCGTCTCAGAAGGTAATCAAACTCAAGCGGCTATTGAGGCGCTCAATAGTGATTTTAACGAGAAGATGCAAGCCAATACTGATGCAGTGACTAACGTCAAAGACTCCGTTGATTTGGTGAATGATTCAGTGTCTGACGTTAAAGACTCTGTTGATGCTGTTGGTGAATCGGTTGATGGTATCGCTTCGGCTGTTGATGGAATTGGTGATGATGTTGGAACAATTGCTGATGCGGTCACGGGCCTTGGGAATTTGGACACGTCTGGCGCTGGCCTGAGTGATGGTTGCTTAGATGGGGAAACTTGTGAATCGTTCTATACGCCTAGTTATCCTGACGGAATTGTCGGGGTCTTTAATGACCGATTTGATTCCATCGCTGAGACGGTCACTAGTGGCATTAGTGACATATTCGGTTCAATCGACTTGTCTAATGCGTCTAGACCGAGTCTAACAATGGAATTCTGGCTACT includes the following:
- a CDS encoding single-stranded DNA-binding protein; this translates as MSVCLIPNSDGFLAVTDTSLEDCGDSSGYIGITVDEYNTLSSYTQITAADAGSAFSFGFFAVFAVGYLSTYAIKIAIRLIRTI